A genomic region of Ktedonobacteraceae bacterium contains the following coding sequences:
- a CDS encoding tyrosine-type recombinase/integrase, giving the protein MREPSNVIPFPHSGAEEWVRAFHQACLLQKDEATIDAYRRILRQFTTWVAGRPGHGKQFRPEQLTRTVVEVYLSELQECGYSVSHRIRVKSVIKHFSQWLIDEHGVLGRNPTSGIEIRAESRLAPRILSPDQRFVLRNLVEKSDDPRGKALFALGYWAGCRVSDAAYLLMEHTHIGPKIGWLHVGHKGEKFRDIDLLNEARRPLYDYLQHGGRDKASPYVFTSQRSPRLSEDGIHHWFRTLKGQANKEEWELVADLTFHDLRHDFAHRAREAGWTLEEVAYYLGHVTLKGTPAIQTTVRYTQVSRAQVKEKLRLLKG; this is encoded by the coding sequence ATGAGGGAACCATCAAACGTTATTCCTTTCCCTCACTCAGGGGCCGAGGAATGGGTTAGAGCATTTCACCAGGCCTGTCTTCTACAGAAGGACGAGGCGACGATTGACGCGTATCGGCGTATTCTTCGCCAGTTTACCACCTGGGTTGCCGGGCGACCTGGGCATGGCAAGCAGTTCCGTCCTGAGCAGCTGACAAGAACGGTAGTAGAAGTCTACCTGTCTGAGCTCCAAGAGTGTGGATACAGCGTGAGCCATCGCATCCGTGTCAAATCGGTCATCAAACACTTCTCCCAATGGCTGATCGACGAGCATGGGGTACTCGGGCGCAACCCGACCAGCGGGATAGAAATACGGGCCGAGTCTCGGCTTGCTCCTCGCATTCTTTCTCCAGACCAGCGCTTTGTGCTGCGCAACCTTGTCGAGAAGTCTGATGACCCGCGCGGCAAGGCCCTCTTTGCCTTGGGCTACTGGGCAGGGTGCCGGGTTAGCGACGCCGCCTATCTCTTGATGGAACACACGCATATCGGGCCGAAGATCGGTTGGCTGCACGTGGGACACAAAGGCGAGAAATTCCGCGATATTGACCTGTTGAACGAAGCACGCCGTCCACTGTATGACTACCTTCAGCATGGGGGGCGTGACAAGGCCAGTCCGTATGTCTTTACCTCCCAGAGGAGTCCAAGGCTTTCAGAAGATGGGATTCACCACTGGTTCCGCACGCTCAAAGGACAAGCGAACAAGGAGGAGTGGGAACTTGTCGCTGACCTCACCTTCCATGATCTCCGCCATGATTTCGCCCATCGCGCACGTGAGGCTGGCTGGACACTTGAAGAGGTTGCTTATTATCTCGGGCATGTGACTCTGAAGGGTACCCCTGCCATCCAAACCACGGTGCGCTATACGCAAGTCAGCCGGGCGCAGGTGAAAGAAAAACTCAGGCTGCTGAAAGGATAG
- a CDS encoding tyrosine-type recombinase/integrase → MAKELTTTNENNKIAFDTSILAGQLSASSLRKYREDFEAYLAYAVTPEKALDPATLARWRTSMADETTMSPNTINRKLAAVKRLMKEAAVQGYVAYEQIAGFERIEGVKITALKNRTKPNARTRISPQDMRRLTMAPDPDTLIGLRDRAILHTLASSGVRIAELASLRISQIFNRDNGYFLSVRGKNDAEYRDAYLSAEAYNAIQQWLQARPIASEYVFTSFGGRGERLSDQPMSGVGLWKVVCHYASMIGLSDVKPHDLRRFLGTQLAKVDIRKAQKALGHKRIDTTAKHYVLDELESGLTDHLY, encoded by the coding sequence ATGGCAAAGGAGCTAACTACTACCAACGAGAATAACAAGATCGCTTTCGATACCTCGATTCTCGCGGGACAGCTATCCGCATCCTCGCTGCGCAAATATCGCGAAGATTTCGAGGCATACCTGGCTTACGCGGTGACTCCTGAAAAGGCGCTGGATCCCGCTACTCTGGCACGTTGGCGAACCTCTATGGCCGATGAAACGACGATGTCACCAAATACTATCAACCGGAAATTAGCAGCCGTTAAACGGTTAATGAAAGAGGCAGCCGTCCAGGGATATGTCGCTTATGAACAGATAGCCGGCTTTGAACGCATCGAGGGCGTCAAGATAACAGCACTGAAGAACAGAACGAAGCCAAACGCTCGCACACGCATTTCTCCTCAAGACATGCGCAGGCTTACTATGGCACCAGACCCGGATACATTGATCGGATTGCGTGATAGAGCGATCCTGCACACACTGGCATCCAGCGGCGTACGCATTGCCGAACTTGCAAGTCTTCGCATTTCCCAAATCTTCAATCGCGATAATGGCTATTTCTTATCGGTGCGCGGGAAAAATGACGCCGAATACCGCGATGCCTATCTTTCCGCCGAAGCCTATAACGCCATCCAGCAATGGCTACAAGCGCGTCCTATAGCAAGCGAATATGTGTTTACGTCCTTCGGCGGCAGAGGCGAGAGGCTGAGCGACCAGCCTATGAGCGGCGTAGGACTCTGGAAAGTCGTTTGCCACTACGCCAGCATGATTGGACTTTCAGATGTCAAGCCTCACGATTTACGCAGGTTCCTGGGCACGCAACTGGCCAAAGTAGATATTCGCAAGGCACAAAAGGCGCTGGGACATAAACGAATCGATACCACCGCTAAGCATTACGTCCTTGATGAACTGGAAAGCGGCTTGACCGACCACCTATATTAA
- a CDS encoding HU family DNA-binding protein has translation MTTVSPEKSPTIVGKDELIHQVAAKAGMNLKETSKVIDAFTEVVREDIAEGHEVRLMGFGTWNLRNVAPRKVKSIRGGKQITIPARKRVGFSVGAVLSQAAQSAPTTGMKKTTSTPSTTYKSSTEKGTKKY, from the coding sequence ATGACAACCGTTTCACCCGAAAAGAGTCCTACCATCGTTGGTAAGGACGAACTCATCCACCAGGTAGCTGCTAAAGCTGGCATGAACTTGAAAGAGACGAGTAAGGTTATTGATGCCTTCACTGAGGTTGTGCGTGAGGATATTGCCGAGGGTCACGAGGTACGCCTGATGGGATTCGGCACCTGGAACCTGCGCAATGTCGCGCCGCGCAAGGTCAAATCGATCCGCGGTGGCAAGCAGATTACTATCCCGGCTCGCAAGCGCGTTGGTTTCTCTGTCGGCGCTGTCCTCTCCCAGGCAGCTCAATCCGCCCCGACCACGGGTATGAAGAAAACAACTTCAACCCCATCCACGACTTACAAGTCCTCGACTGAGAAAGGTACAAAGAAGTACTAG
- a CDS encoding PQQ-binding-like beta-propeller repeat protein produces MQHLHTRWLHKPLLMGISIVILIMTGGGGSSLALGRIHSSVAASASIGSSLSAQPTRSRTLYIGSNDGNLYSLNASTGALNWDYPTGKYQRILLSSPVVVEGLVYFGSTNHNVYALNASTGKRVWRYKTGGWVPTTPAVVNGIVYIDSFDGNLYALNANTGTLIWRYYTGKFSYSSPAVAGGIVYFGSSDDNVYALDANTGTLIWRYTTGSLIYGSPTVVNGIVYIDSFDGNLYALNANTGTLIWSFNTGGEPRSKPTIAGGLVYVGTTYYNLYALNARTGAFVWSYSSPGGFSYSSPQVTKGILYIGAWESNIYALNARTGVLIWSYATGSNVDSSPAVSDGIVYIGTYDHNVYALDATTGVFIWKYTTGNEVDSSPIVVG; encoded by the coding sequence ATGCAGCACCTTCACACACGGTGGCTCCACAAACCCCTGCTGATGGGAATCAGCATCGTAATACTGATCATGACCGGTGGAGGCGGTAGCTCATTGGCCCTGGGGAGGATCCATTCCTCCGTGGCAGCATCCGCTTCCATAGGGAGCAGCCTTTCAGCACAGCCGACACGCAGCCGTACCCTCTATATTGGTTCCAATGATGGCAATTTATATTCGCTGAATGCCAGCACGGGAGCTCTCAACTGGGACTATCCAACAGGGAAGTATCAGAGAATATTACTCTCCTCGCCTGTGGTGGTCGAAGGCCTGGTCTACTTTGGCTCGACCAATCACAATGTCTATGCCCTTAATGCCAGCACCGGCAAACGCGTCTGGCGCTACAAAACGGGTGGCTGGGTGCCCACTACACCGGCAGTAGTCAATGGCATTGTCTATATCGACTCATTTGATGGCAACCTCTATGCGCTCAATGCGAACACCGGTACTCTCATCTGGCGCTACTACACAGGGAAATTCTCGTACTCCTCGCCTGCCGTGGCTGGGGGTATTGTCTACTTTGGCTCAAGCGACGACAATGTGTATGCCCTCGATGCCAACACAGGTACCCTTATCTGGCGCTACACTACAGGATCTCTTATATATGGCTCGCCTACAGTAGTCAATGGCATTGTCTATATCGACTCATTTGATGGCAACCTCTATGCGCTCAATGCGAACACCGGTACTCTCATCTGGAGTTTCAACACAGGGGGAGAACCACGCTCCAAACCCACAATAGCGGGGGGGCTGGTCTATGTTGGCACAACTTACTATAATCTCTATGCCCTCAATGCGCGCACGGGCGCTTTCGTCTGGAGCTATTCTTCGCCTGGAGGGTTTTCTTATTCCTCGCCCCAAGTGACCAAAGGCATACTCTATATCGGCGCATGGGAATCCAACATCTATGCCCTCAACGCGCGCACGGGTGTTCTCATCTGGAGCTATGCTACGGGTAGCAATGTGGACTCCTCGCCCGCAGTATCCGATGGCATTGTCTATATTGGCACATATGACCACAACGTCTATGCCCTCGATGCCACAACGGGTGTCTTCATCTGGAAATACACTACAGGAAACGAGGTAGACTCCTCGCCCATAGTGGTAGGGTAG
- a CDS encoding Tn3 family transposase has translation MKRQWDIEELIEHFTLVEDDLKILTNKTGATRLGCAILLKCFQLEGRFPHAKYEIPRSVVDYLAHQLKLDAALFQQYDWEGRTIKLHRAQIREELGFREATAADSDAISAWLVNTHLSRDQHIDHLKAKVLTEFRERKIEPPTADRIERLIHSACATYEQALFANALQRLSPETRTRLDALLDRSIQMEDQDEPADDEPSSTGGPRREVITWRDLKTNPGAVGLESVLSEIDKLRMLSQLALPADLFGDVSPAVITLYRQRAATETLYELRRHPDATRYTLLAAFCLQRTAEVTDSLVDLLLLVVHRIGARADKRVSKQHIDEARVDNKPRLLCQVAEAALAHPEETIREGIFPVMSEATCQAVITEFKTKGSYQQQVYLHMRSSYRDHYRRMVPLLVNMLQVRSTNTQHQPVVRALDLIKRYAGTPGAYYPADEEVPLDGVVRAMWRELVVEKKDGEQRINRVNYELCVLDALRDGLRCRELWVEGANKYRNPDDDLPKDFEEKREEYYKALNLPEKAKAFVASLQAEMIAALESFDHALPKLAPKVRLLEKNGGWIHLSPLEPQAEPQYLRKLKAEIQRRWGMTNLLDILKEADLRIGFTQHFKSPASREKLDRETLQKRLLLCLYGLGTNTGIKRVSMGDHGQSYQELLYTRRRYLHQDQLRAAIIDVANAIFQARLPHIWGEGTTTCASDSTQFGAWDQNLMTEWHLRYGGKGVMIYWHVEKHATCIYSQLKTCSSSEVAAMIKGVLRHCTEMKIEKQFVDTHGQNEVAFGFCRLLGFELMPRLKNIYAQRLYRPKSGEPEAYPNLQLILSRPINWDLITEQYDQMIKYATALRLGTAETEAILRRFTQTGLQHPTYQAFAELGKAVKTLFLCRYLESEALRREIHEGLNVIENWNGANSFIFYGKSGDFATNRLDEQELAALSLHLLQICLVYVNTLLIQQVLSDPRQFQQMKKEDLRALTPLIYSHVTPYGTFRLDLAERIPIEEALSA, from the coding sequence ATGAAACGCCAATGGGACATTGAAGAATTGATTGAACACTTCACGCTCGTGGAAGATGACCTGAAGATTCTCACGAATAAGACTGGCGCAACGCGCCTGGGCTGCGCCATCCTGCTCAAGTGCTTTCAACTGGAAGGGCGCTTTCCCCATGCGAAATATGAGATCCCCCGCTCCGTCGTGGACTACCTTGCTCACCAATTGAAACTGGATGCGGCCTTGTTCCAGCAGTATGACTGGGAGGGCCGCACGATCAAATTGCATCGTGCTCAAATCCGAGAGGAGTTGGGGTTCCGCGAAGCCACGGCTGCTGATAGCGATGCCATATCTGCCTGGCTCGTCAACACGCACTTGTCGAGGGATCAGCATATCGATCATCTCAAAGCCAAGGTACTCACCGAGTTTCGTGAACGCAAGATCGAGCCTCCCACCGCGGATCGTATCGAGCGTCTGATACACTCCGCCTGCGCGACCTATGAACAAGCCCTGTTTGCCAACGCCTTGCAGCGTCTTTCTCCAGAGACGCGCACCCGCCTCGATGCGTTGCTTGACCGGAGCATACAGATGGAGGATCAGGACGAGCCAGCCGATGATGAGCCATCCTCCACAGGTGGGCCCCGTCGCGAAGTCATTACCTGGAGGGATTTGAAAACCAACCCAGGGGCAGTCGGGCTGGAAAGCGTCCTCTCTGAGATTGACAAGCTGCGCATGCTCTCACAGTTAGCGCTGCCTGCCGACCTTTTTGGGGATGTGTCGCCTGCAGTGATTACCCTCTACCGACAGCGTGCGGCGACGGAGACGCTTTACGAACTACGGCGACATCCTGACGCCACGCGCTATACGCTGCTTGCCGCTTTCTGCCTCCAGCGTACAGCCGAAGTGACTGACAGCCTGGTGGACCTCTTGCTCTTGGTCGTCCATCGCATCGGTGCCAGGGCAGATAAACGAGTCAGTAAGCAGCATATCGATGAAGCACGGGTCGATAATAAACCACGCCTATTGTGCCAAGTAGCCGAAGCTGCGCTTGCCCATCCTGAAGAAACCATTCGCGAGGGGATCTTTCCGGTCATGAGCGAGGCCACCTGCCAAGCCGTGATCACGGAGTTCAAGACCAAGGGCAGCTACCAGCAGCAAGTCTACCTGCACATGCGCTCCTCCTATCGTGACCATTACCGCCGCATGGTGCCGCTTTTAGTCAATATGCTTCAGGTGCGCTCCACCAACACCCAACACCAGCCCGTCGTGCGTGCCCTGGATCTGATCAAACGGTATGCAGGCACGCCTGGTGCCTATTATCCTGCCGATGAGGAGGTACCCCTTGATGGTGTGGTACGCGCGATGTGGCGGGAGTTGGTGGTCGAGAAGAAGGACGGTGAGCAACGCATCAATCGGGTGAACTATGAACTCTGTGTCCTGGATGCCTTACGCGATGGCCTGCGCTGCCGTGAGCTATGGGTGGAGGGGGCCAACAAATACCGCAATCCCGACGATGATCTGCCCAAAGACTTTGAGGAGAAGCGAGAGGAGTATTACAAAGCGCTGAATCTCCCCGAAAAGGCGAAGGCGTTCGTTGCATCTCTGCAAGCCGAAATGATCGCCGCGCTGGAGTCCTTCGACCACGCGCTGCCCAAGCTTGCTCCCAAGGTGCGTCTCTTAGAGAAGAACGGCGGGTGGATCCATCTCTCGCCGCTGGAGCCCCAAGCTGAACCACAGTACTTGCGCAAATTGAAAGCAGAAATCCAGCGGCGCTGGGGCATGACGAATTTGCTCGACATCTTGAAGGAGGCAGACCTGCGCATCGGGTTCACCCAGCACTTCAAGAGTCCCGCCTCCCGCGAAAAACTCGACCGGGAGACCTTGCAGAAACGTTTGCTGTTGTGTCTCTATGGATTGGGGACCAATACCGGGATCAAACGCGTCAGCATGGGCGATCATGGGCAAAGCTACCAGGAACTCCTCTACACACGTCGCCGCTACCTGCACCAGGACCAGTTGCGTGCGGCCATCATCGATGTCGCCAACGCCATCTTCCAGGCACGCTTGCCCCACATTTGGGGCGAGGGGACGACGACCTGTGCCTCGGACTCGACGCAATTTGGGGCCTGGGATCAGAACTTGATGACCGAGTGGCATCTGCGCTATGGGGGCAAGGGCGTGATGATCTACTGGCACGTCGAAAAACACGCGACCTGCATTTACTCCCAACTCAAAACCTGCTCCTCTTCGGAGGTGGCAGCTATGATCAAAGGTGTGCTGCGGCATTGTACCGAGATGAAGATCGAAAAGCAGTTCGTCGATACGCATGGTCAGAATGAGGTCGCCTTTGGATTCTGTCGGCTCCTGGGCTTTGAGCTGATGCCTCGACTCAAAAACATCTATGCCCAACGCCTCTATCGACCAAAGTCTGGAGAACCAGAGGCCTACCCCAATCTCCAGCTTATTCTCTCGCGGCCCATCAACTGGGACCTCATCACCGAGCAGTACGACCAGATGATCAAGTATGCGACTGCGCTGCGGCTGGGGACGGCAGAGACCGAGGCGATCCTGCGCCGCTTTACGCAGACGGGTTTGCAACATCCGACCTATCAAGCCTTTGCGGAGCTTGGCAAGGCGGTCAAAACCCTCTTCCTCTGCCGCTACTTAGAATCAGAGGCACTCAGGCGGGAGATCCACGAGGGGCTCAACGTCATTGAGAACTGGAATGGGGCCAACAGTTTCATCTTTTACGGCAAGAGCGGTGATTTTGCCACCAACCGTCTCGATGAGCAAGAGTTGGCGGCACTCTCGCTCCACTTATTGCAAATCTGCTTGGTCTACGTCAATACGTTGCTCATCCAGCAAGTCCTCTCAGATCCCAGGCAGTTCCAGCAGATGAAGAAGGAGGATTTGCGTGCCCTCACCCCGCTTATCTACAGTCATGTGACGCCCTATGGGACGTTCCGTCTGGACCTGGCTGAACGAATACCGATCGAGGAAGCACTATCGGCGTGA
- a CDS encoding DUF6789 family protein produces MPQNFDIREILNILPLRQGAMAGLIATIPMTLFMLAAHRLLPDWQKYALPPERVTNEIAERTEVAEDMNKPQSLGATLVSHFGFGTSMGALYSPVAKKVPLSPVVKGIAFGLLVWAANYLGIFSALKMRESAFNEPGRRNAMMIASHVIWGGTLGIVENWLERR; encoded by the coding sequence ATGCCACAAAACTTTGATATACGAGAGATACTGAACATCCTTCCTCTAAGACAAGGGGCTATGGCCGGTTTGATCGCCACCATTCCAATGACACTGTTTATGCTCGCTGCCCATCGTTTGCTCCCGGACTGGCAGAAATATGCTCTGCCACCTGAGAGAGTGACCAACGAGATTGCTGAGAGAACAGAAGTAGCTGAGGATATGAACAAGCCACAGAGTCTAGGAGCAACGCTCGTCTCTCATTTTGGCTTTGGAACCAGCATGGGCGCCCTCTATAGCCCTGTCGCGAAAAAAGTGCCACTCTCTCCAGTTGTGAAAGGCATTGCTTTTGGGCTGCTTGTATGGGCCGCAAATTATCTCGGCATCTTTAGCGCCTTAAAGATGCGCGAATCTGCGTTCAATGAGCCGGGTCGCCGCAACGCCATGATGATTGCCTCCCACGTGATCTGGGGTGGAACTCTAGGCATCGTGGAAAACTGGCTAGAGCGTAGATAA
- a CDS encoding tyrosine-type recombinase/integrase: MSASSNVIPFPQSGAEVWIEGYRQARLAQKDAATIDAYLRILRQCTQWIAERPGHGRHFEPTQLTQTSVELYLSSLKEQGYSVSHCTRVKSVINHFCQWLIEDKEVLRRNPTRGVEIKVQQQLAPRILSPDQRFVLRSLIEKDGDLRGKAIFALGYWAGCRVSDIAYLRMEHAHIGPKIGWLHVGHKGEKFRDIDLLNEARHPLYDYLRHGGRDPESPYVFTSQRHAQLTEAGIHHWFRSLKRQANKEQWELIADLSFHDLRHDFAHRAREAGWMLEEIGYYLGHVTVKGTPAIQTTARYTQVSRAQVKEKLKGLRG; encoded by the coding sequence ATGAGTGCGTCCTCAAACGTGATTCCCTTCCCTCAATCAGGAGCGGAGGTGTGGATTGAGGGGTATCGTCAAGCGCGACTGGCGCAGAAAGATGCCGCCACTATTGATGCCTATCTGCGTATTCTCCGCCAATGTACGCAGTGGATCGCCGAGCGGCCAGGGCATGGAAGACACTTCGAGCCGACTCAGTTGACCCAGACCTCAGTGGAGTTGTATCTCTCTTCACTCAAGGAGCAGGGTTATAGCGTGAGCCACTGCACCCGTGTCAAGTCGGTCATCAATCATTTTTGCCAATGGTTGATTGAAGACAAAGAGGTACTGAGGCGGAACCCAACCCGTGGGGTAGAAATCAAGGTCCAGCAGCAGCTTGCTCCCCGAATCCTGTCACCGGATCAGCGCTTTGTCTTGCGTAGCCTCATTGAAAAAGATGGGGACCTTCGCGGCAAAGCGATCTTCGCCCTGGGGTACTGGGCGGGGTGCCGCGTGAGCGACATCGCATATTTACGCATGGAGCATGCCCATATCGGGCCGAAGATTGGGTGGCTCCATGTGGGACACAAAGGGGAGAAGTTCCGTGATATTGATCTGCTCAATGAAGCGAGGCATCCCCTCTATGACTATCTTCGACACGGTGGTCGTGATCCCGAAAGTCCATATGTTTTTACGTCGCAGCGTCACGCACAGTTGACCGAGGCGGGCATTCATCACTGGTTCCGGTCGCTGAAACGGCAGGCAAATAAGGAGCAATGGGAACTGATTGCTGACCTCTCGTTTCATGATCTGCGGCATGATTTTGCCCATCGAGCAAGAGAAGCAGGATGGATGCTGGAAGAGATCGGCTACTATCTCGGACATGTGACGGTCAAAGGGACCCCTGCGATTCAGACTACGGCTCGCTATACGCAGGTCAGTCGAGCCCAGGTGAAAGAGAAGTTAAAGGGACTCAGGGGCTAG
- a CDS encoding MaoC family dehydratase → MLRDSKKQAPLPAIGMRAVRTRTIREEDIVDFAEVSGDHNPLHLDQHYAAQTPFGGRIAHGFLTASIISAILGMELPGPGSIYLGQTLKFLAPVRAGDTVTVSVEVIALREEKRIVTLRTDIVNQDGTIVLTGEATVKC, encoded by the coding sequence ATGCTCAGAGACTCAAAAAAACAGGCACCGCTGCCGGCAATTGGAATGCGCGCGGTACGAACGCGCACAATTAGAGAGGAGGATATCGTAGACTTTGCGGAGGTCAGTGGCGACCATAATCCGCTGCACCTCGATCAGCATTATGCGGCGCAAACTCCTTTTGGCGGGCGCATCGCGCATGGTTTTCTGACGGCTTCCATCATCTCCGCCATCCTGGGCATGGAATTACCCGGTCCAGGAAGCATTTACCTGGGGCAGACATTGAAGTTTCTTGCCCCTGTGCGTGCTGGCGATACAGTGACGGTCAGTGTTGAGGTGATTGCCCTGCGGGAGGAGAAACGTATCGTGACATTGCGCACAGACATCGTCAATCAGGATGGCACGATAGTTCTCACGGGCGAGGCGACGGTCAAATGCTGA